Proteins found in one Gordonia sp. PDNC005 genomic segment:
- a CDS encoding Zn-dependent alcohol dehydrogenase — protein MTIEFRAAIFRAPNTPLTIETVSIPSTPPPGEVLVRMKASGLCHSDLHVIVGEWDGMPTPMILGHEGAGVIEAVGDGVTNVAVGDHVVLSWTPSCGRCRYCVSGRTVLCDKAAEHSANHVSFDGGTRITSASGEPVYGFAGLGTFGEYAMLPESAAITVDAAAPFEQSALVGCAVTTGIGAAVNTARVLNTETVLVIGCGGVGLNAVQGARLVGARRIIAADISDSKLAQAKAFGAHDVINSATEDLSERIAEITEGHGVEVAIEAIGLPQTIEAAYSALARGGRAIVAGQVADGVKVSIDPFVMSDQELSLIGSNYGSSRAAVDFPNLVEHYLNGRIDLDSLVTGVIGLNDINDGFDEMKRGEGIRSVIRY, from the coding sequence ATGACCATCGAATTCCGGGCCGCGATCTTCCGCGCGCCCAACACGCCCCTCACCATCGAGACCGTCTCGATCCCGTCCACTCCGCCGCCCGGCGAGGTCCTCGTCCGGATGAAGGCGAGCGGGCTGTGCCACAGCGATCTCCACGTCATCGTCGGCGAATGGGACGGCATGCCCACCCCGATGATCCTCGGCCACGAGGGCGCAGGTGTCATCGAAGCCGTGGGCGACGGCGTCACGAACGTCGCGGTCGGTGACCACGTGGTGCTGTCGTGGACGCCGTCGTGCGGTCGCTGCCGGTACTGCGTCAGCGGGCGGACCGTGCTCTGCGACAAGGCGGCCGAGCACTCGGCCAACCACGTGTCGTTCGACGGCGGCACCCGCATCACCTCGGCGTCGGGCGAACCCGTGTACGGCTTCGCCGGTCTCGGCACCTTCGGCGAGTACGCGATGCTCCCCGAATCCGCGGCGATCACCGTCGACGCGGCCGCACCCTTCGAGCAGTCGGCCCTCGTCGGCTGCGCCGTGACCACCGGTATCGGCGCCGCCGTGAACACCGCGCGCGTCCTCAACACCGAGACCGTGCTGGTCATCGGATGCGGCGGCGTCGGACTCAACGCGGTCCAGGGCGCGCGTTTGGTCGGCGCGCGCCGCATCATCGCCGCCGACATCTCCGACAGCAAGCTCGCCCAGGCCAAGGCCTTCGGCGCCCACGACGTGATCAACAGCGCCACCGAAGACCTCTCGGAGCGGATCGCGGAGATCACCGAGGGGCACGGCGTGGAGGTCGCCATCGAGGCGATCGGTCTGCCGCAGACCATCGAGGCCGCCTACAGCGCCCTCGCTCGCGGCGGTCGTGCGATCGTCGCAGGCCAGGTGGCCGACGGCGTGAAGGTGTCGATCGATCCGTTTGTCATGTCCGATCAGGAGCTCTCGCTCATCGGCTCCAACTACGGCTCCAGCAGGGCCGCCGTCGACTTCCCCAACCTCGTCGAGCACTACCTGAACGGTCGAATCGACCTCGACTCGCTGGTGACCGGGGTGATCGGCCTGAACGACATCAACGACGGCTTCGACGAGATGAAGCGCGGCGAAGGCATCCGGTCCGTGATCCGCTACTGA
- a CDS encoding phytanoyl-CoA dioxygenase family protein encodes MTGLTTLPATASVDEAAAVVDRDGGVIIEDFFSPETIVELRAEIDAALNEVPWGQDDFSGQRTKRLYGVFQHTQHAATAVRHPLYAGLAKYFLEREVPTWAGEYQFPIAPTYQVGVSSIIDIHPGEGAQPLHRDDAVWQWRHEPGYRQARVQIMVAVTDFTAENGGTMVIPGSHLWGDDRGPRVDEAIPTEMSAGSALIWVGGTFHGGGNNTSDSSRIGLTIGLDLGYLRQEENNFLTYSPDVVKRFDEDIQAFLGWSTCPPGTGFVAHEGVMADPIFLLKDGAPVVNTFSQFDEKSDA; translated from the coding sequence ATGACTGGTCTGACCACACTCCCGGCGACCGCGTCGGTCGACGAGGCTGCGGCCGTCGTCGACCGTGACGGCGGCGTCATCATCGAGGACTTCTTTTCCCCGGAGACGATCGTCGAGCTCCGAGCCGAGATCGACGCGGCGCTGAACGAGGTGCCGTGGGGCCAGGACGACTTCTCCGGGCAGCGCACCAAGCGCCTGTACGGGGTTTTCCAGCACACCCAGCATGCCGCGACGGCGGTGCGGCATCCCCTCTACGCCGGGCTCGCCAAGTACTTCCTCGAACGCGAGGTGCCGACCTGGGCCGGCGAGTATCAGTTCCCGATCGCCCCGACCTACCAGGTGGGCGTCAGCTCGATCATCGACATCCACCCAGGTGAGGGCGCGCAGCCGCTCCATCGCGACGACGCAGTCTGGCAGTGGCGACACGAGCCGGGCTACCGCCAGGCCAGGGTCCAGATCATGGTCGCGGTAACCGACTTCACCGCCGAGAACGGCGGCACCATGGTCATTCCGGGGAGCCACCTGTGGGGCGACGACCGCGGACCGCGCGTCGACGAGGCGATCCCGACCGAGATGTCGGCCGGCTCCGCTCTGATCTGGGTCGGCGGCACCTTCCACGGCGGTGGCAACAACACTTCCGACAGCAGCCGGATCGGACTCACCATCGGGCTCGACCTCGGCTACCTGCGGCAGGAGGAGAACAACTTCCTCACCTACTCCCCCGACGTGGTGAAGAGATTCGACGAAGACATCCAGGCATTTCTGGGCTGGTCGACGTGCCCGCCCGGAACCGGATTCGTCGCCCATGAGGGTGTGATGGCCGACCCGATCTTCCTGCTCAAGGACGGAGCCCCGGTCGTCAACACCTTCTCGCAATTCGACGAGAAATCCGACGCCTGA
- a CDS encoding TetR/AcrR family transcriptional regulator encodes MAHVSTADRSVQFVEAAAKVIAEQGVASATTRRIAEAAGAPLASLHYCFRDKDSLFHAVFEHLAEEAARPFADVHPVGLEAAAERLIRRACAWIVTHPDYALAQLDLHLWMCRNRPDQAVESVDGYLDAVVKILTEAEPGIDDVSVKTLASILTAGLDGLVVQWAADRDTARVDAFVEMLCAGLPSLCATARAAGSSRGQ; translated from the coding sequence GTGGCGCATGTGTCGACAGCGGACCGGTCGGTGCAATTCGTCGAGGCCGCCGCCAAGGTGATCGCGGAGCAGGGAGTCGCGAGTGCGACTACCCGTCGCATCGCCGAGGCGGCCGGCGCTCCGCTCGCATCGTTGCACTACTGCTTCCGAGACAAAGACAGCCTCTTCCACGCGGTGTTCGAACACCTCGCGGAAGAGGCCGCTCGGCCGTTCGCGGACGTCCATCCCGTAGGGCTCGAAGCCGCTGCCGAACGCCTCATCCGGAGGGCGTGCGCATGGATCGTCACGCACCCCGACTACGCGCTGGCCCAGCTCGACCTGCATCTGTGGATGTGCCGAAATCGCCCTGACCAGGCAGTCGAATCGGTCGACGGCTACCTCGACGCCGTCGTGAAGATACTGACGGAGGCCGAACCGGGGATCGACGACGTCTCGGTGAAGACTCTCGCCTCGATACTGACTGCCGGGCTCGACGGACTGGTGGTCCAGTGGGCGGCCGATCGCGACACTGCTCGGGTGGACGCCTTCGTCGAGATGCTCTGTGCGGGCCTCCCGTCGCTGTGCGCGACGGCTCGGGCCGCGGGCAGCAGCCGGGGACAGTAG
- a CDS encoding AMP-binding protein, giving the protein MNDASHAWAPLTPTALLDRAAAAHGDRIAVVDGDHRWTYQEFRDRCLRLAGGLRDISDGRPIAVLTPNNHVLLEAHYGVPWAGVPLVALNTRLGTRELAYILAHSGAGVLIYDSRFAELVAEVCGGLADAPRMIVSGGPDTEYQTLVSRSAPFRSEVYDERSVLAINYTSGTTGAPKGVQYHHRGAYLQALAMTSHFALGPDTVHLWTLPMFHCNGWCFTWAVTAAAGTHVCLPKVDSDEIWRLIETEGVTSLNGAPAVLDMIAHSPSAAPLARTVSIGTGGAPPAPAVLRRMTRLGFDITHLYGLTESFGPALICEAPPEWADRDDESIIRLKARQGVGNLVSLPPRVVRPDGSDVPADGATIGEIALAGNNVMLGYLDDAEATRKAIPDGWFRTGDLAVRHADGYIELRDRSKDIIISGGENIASVEVEHVLAEHPAVLEAAVVGAPDEKWGEIPVAFVHLVPGADVGADELIAHVKGQIARYKAPRVVVFDELPKTTTGKTQKFVLRERAAQL; this is encoded by the coding sequence ATGAATGACGCATCGCATGCGTGGGCTCCGCTGACCCCTACCGCCCTGCTCGATCGGGCCGCGGCCGCGCACGGTGACCGGATCGCTGTCGTCGACGGCGACCACCGATGGACCTACCAGGAATTCCGTGACCGGTGCCTGCGTCTGGCGGGCGGGTTGCGGGACATCAGCGACGGTAGGCCGATCGCGGTGCTGACGCCGAACAATCACGTCTTGCTCGAAGCGCACTACGGCGTGCCGTGGGCCGGCGTGCCCCTGGTCGCGCTGAACACGCGATTGGGGACGCGGGAACTCGCGTACATCCTCGCGCACTCGGGCGCAGGCGTGCTCATCTACGATTCGCGGTTCGCGGAGCTGGTGGCGGAGGTCTGCGGAGGCCTCGCCGATGCGCCCCGAATGATCGTCTCCGGCGGCCCCGATACCGAGTACCAGACGCTGGTCAGTCGGTCGGCGCCGTTTCGGAGCGAGGTGTACGACGAGCGGTCGGTGCTCGCGATCAACTACACCTCGGGTACCACGGGTGCGCCGAAGGGCGTGCAGTACCACCATCGCGGTGCCTACTTGCAGGCGCTGGCGATGACCAGCCACTTTGCGCTCGGGCCGGACACCGTCCACCTGTGGACTCTGCCGATGTTCCATTGCAACGGCTGGTGTTTCACGTGGGCGGTCACCGCCGCAGCCGGTACGCACGTGTGTCTGCCCAAGGTCGACTCCGACGAGATCTGGCGCCTGATCGAGACCGAGGGCGTGACCAGCCTCAACGGCGCGCCGGCCGTGCTCGACATGATCGCGCACTCGCCGAGCGCTGCGCCCCTCGCGCGCACCGTCTCGATCGGCACCGGCGGTGCTCCGCCCGCACCGGCGGTTCTGCGCCGGATGACGCGCTTGGGGTTCGACATCACTCATCTCTACGGGCTCACCGAGAGCTTCGGACCCGCGCTCATCTGCGAGGCTCCGCCGGAATGGGCCGACCGCGACGACGAGTCGATCATCCGGCTCAAAGCACGGCAGGGAGTTGGAAACCTTGTGTCGCTGCCGCCTCGGGTGGTCCGCCCCGACGGTTCGGACGTACCCGCCGACGGCGCGACGATCGGCGAGATCGCGCTGGCCGGAAACAACGTGATGCTCGGCTATCTCGACGACGCGGAAGCGACGCGGAAGGCGATCCCCGACGGGTGGTTTCGGACCGGTGACCTGGCCGTTCGACACGCCGACGGGTACATCGAGCTTCGCGATCGCAGCAAGGACATCATCATCAGCGGCGGTGAGAACATCGCCAGCGTGGAGGTGGAGCACGTGCTGGCCGAGCACCCGGCGGTACTCGAAGCGGCCGTGGTGGGTGCACCCGACGAGAAGTGGGGCGAGATCCCCGTGGCATTCGTCCATCTCGTTCCAGGTGCCGACGTCGGAGCCGACGAGCTCATCGCTCACGTGAAGGGCCAGATCGCCCGCTACAAGGCGCCGCGGGTGGTGGTCTTCGACGAACTGCCCAAGACGACAACCGGCAAGACCCAGAAGTTCGTCCTGCGAGAGCGGGCGGCCCAGTTGTAG
- a CDS encoding helix-turn-helix domain-containing protein translates to MTTPDQLWPDPSEPVARLIRELAEDLLGRTAEIVESSIAASVSDPRYQMIVDDPALAEADAALVVSFLKQWLTSNITNPGRRVPPMTGGEVLTFAHDVVLRGLVVDDIGAWRSVERVWWKWWLGECFKATDDLDELRELCEVSGNMFATATDDSMAELSRYVQGIREQLAGGAQLQRYATVELLLQGADVATPTAEAQLGYALTGSHVGAVVWVDSEDDIGLLERAAEQVMRACGAESRLTVVAGTVALWLWIPAVATPSPAVLADRLRGQRRVRVALGRPAKDVAGFRRTHMDAAAAQRLLARLDSHLSIVRYEDVQLVDLISADVAAADRFVADVLGDFLDASPVLHQTVLVYVEEGLNRTSTAERLYTHRNTIDRRLARVDELLPKPFAQHPTEVAAALTLLLLRRDPA, encoded by the coding sequence ATGACGACTCCAGATCAGCTGTGGCCCGACCCCTCTGAGCCGGTGGCGCGCCTGATCCGGGAACTGGCCGAGGACCTGCTCGGTCGGACGGCCGAGATCGTCGAATCGTCGATAGCCGCGTCGGTGTCGGATCCGCGCTATCAGATGATCGTGGACGATCCCGCACTCGCCGAAGCCGACGCGGCCCTGGTCGTCTCGTTCCTCAAGCAATGGCTGACATCGAACATCACCAACCCCGGGCGGAGAGTGCCGCCGATGACAGGTGGCGAAGTGTTGACGTTCGCCCACGATGTCGTCCTGCGCGGGCTCGTCGTCGATGACATCGGAGCGTGGCGCTCAGTGGAGCGTGTGTGGTGGAAGTGGTGGCTTGGAGAATGTTTCAAGGCCACTGACGACCTCGACGAACTGCGTGAGCTCTGCGAGGTCTCCGGGAACATGTTCGCCACCGCGACCGACGACTCGATGGCGGAGCTGTCCCGATACGTCCAGGGGATCCGGGAACAGCTGGCCGGCGGCGCTCAACTGCAGCGGTATGCCACCGTTGAGCTGTTGTTGCAGGGGGCCGACGTCGCCACCCCGACGGCGGAGGCGCAGCTCGGATACGCGCTCACCGGCTCCCATGTCGGTGCCGTGGTCTGGGTCGACTCGGAGGACGACATCGGTCTGCTCGAGCGTGCGGCCGAACAGGTGATGAGGGCGTGTGGGGCGGAGAGCCGGCTCACCGTGGTCGCGGGGACGGTGGCGCTGTGGCTGTGGATTCCGGCGGTCGCCACACCGTCGCCCGCAGTGCTCGCCGATCGGCTGCGCGGCCAGCGGCGCGTTCGGGTGGCCCTCGGCAGGCCCGCGAAGGACGTCGCCGGATTTCGGCGCACCCACATGGACGCCGCAGCGGCACAGCGGCTCTTGGCCCGTCTCGACTCCCATCTGTCCATCGTCCGCTACGAGGACGTCCAGCTCGTCGACCTGATCTCGGCCGATGTCGCGGCGGCGGACCGGTTCGTCGCCGACGTATTGGGCGACTTCCTCGACGCGAGTCCCGTGCTGCATCAGACGGTGCTGGTCTATGTCGAGGAAGGGCTCAACCGGACAAGCACGGCCGAGCGGCTGTACACCCACCGCAACACCATCGATCGCCGTCTCGCGCGGGTCGACGAGTTGCTCCCCAAGCCGTTCGCTCAGCACCCCACTGAAGTGGCGGCGGCACTGACACTGCTGCTCTTGCGCCGTGACCCGGCGTGA
- a CDS encoding phytanoyl-CoA dioxygenase family protein, translated as MTSVETGLQRVPSTTRAADILAIVDRDGGVVIEGLLSADQVARFNSEIDPSVATLAAGSTHENELVQEFHGVNTKRLTNLVNRSDVFRDEVIDLDLVHELCDTRFLPESGTYWMTTAQVIEIGPGNRAQMLHRDLENWYPFVGMGPAGPEITLNFLIALTDFTEENGATRVIPGSHLWPDFEDRGAPEKTIPATMKAGDALFISGKTVHGGGANVTTGEYRRAVSFAFNPGYLVGEEAYPFLVSRETAAKLPERVQRILGFRSQYPLGSPGLWQVDYSELADYLGL; from the coding sequence ATGACCAGCGTCGAAACAGGCCTCCAGCGAGTCCCGAGCACAACCCGAGCGGCCGACATCCTCGCGATCGTTGACCGCGACGGCGGCGTCGTCATCGAAGGACTGCTCTCCGCAGACCAGGTCGCGCGTTTCAACTCCGAGATCGATCCCTCGGTCGCGACGCTCGCCGCGGGCAGCACCCACGAGAACGAGCTCGTCCAGGAGTTCCACGGCGTGAACACCAAGCGTCTGACCAACCTGGTCAATCGCAGCGATGTGTTCCGCGACGAGGTCATCGACCTCGATCTGGTCCATGAGCTGTGTGACACGCGATTCCTCCCGGAGTCGGGCACCTATTGGATGACGACCGCTCAGGTGATCGAGATCGGTCCGGGCAACCGCGCCCAGATGCTTCATCGGGATCTCGAGAACTGGTACCCCTTTGTCGGCATGGGCCCCGCCGGACCGGAGATCACGCTCAACTTCCTCATCGCCCTCACCGACTTCACCGAGGAGAACGGCGCGACCCGAGTGATCCCGGGCAGCCACCTCTGGCCCGACTTCGAGGACCGCGGCGCTCCGGAGAAGACGATCCCCGCAACCATGAAGGCCGGCGACGCGCTGTTCATCAGCGGCAAGACCGTCCACGGCGGCGGAGCCAACGTCACCACCGGCGAGTACCGGCGCGCGGTGTCGTTCGCCTTCAACCCCGGCTACCTGGTCGGCGAGGAGGCCTACCCCTTCCTGGTGTCCCGCGAGACCGCGGCCAAGCTCCCCGAGCGCGTCCAGCGGATCCTCGGCTTCCGCTCGCAGTACCCGCTCGGCTCACCCGGCCTCTGGCAGGTCGACTACTCCGAGCTCGCCGACTACCTCGGCCTGTAG
- a CDS encoding NAD(P)/FAD-dependent oxidoreductase: MSSGSSATQPEYFDIVVIGGGISGIGLAVYATQEFPKKKVALLEGRDSVGGTWDLFRYPGIRSDSDLHTFAYEFKNWKDEKAIADAPLILDYLKETVEEYGLSDIVRYRHRVISAEWSSDDAEWLLTVEVTDADSTVHSEVIKAGWVFGATGYYRYDEGFTPEFAGREDFEGDIIHPQHWPEDYDYSGKKVVVIGSGATAITLIPSMLIGDGAASHVTMLQRTPTYILTLPRVDTVALKLTKLLGERRGYLATRWKNTLTDWGLMKVLTTFPKAGRKFIRWVNTQELPDGFDVDKHFNPPYEPWDQRLCLAPDGDFFGAIRDGNADVVTDRIRRFTKTGIELESGEHLDADLIVTATGLNMRLFGGVDISVDGRPVNVADSVVYRGMLLSGIPNWLMAVGYTKSSWTLKIGLLGKSLIEILRHMDTHGYDTAVPVAPEGTGTRPVIDLDSGYMLRAKHTLPRQGDEMPWQQKQVFLEDRRMYRGPTITDALHFSSRLERELGAKPVAAEGTQR; this comes from the coding sequence ATGAGCAGCGGTAGCTCAGCAACGCAGCCGGAGTACTTCGACATCGTCGTCATCGGCGGCGGCATCTCGGGAATCGGCTTGGCCGTCTACGCGACGCAGGAGTTCCCGAAGAAGAAGGTCGCACTGCTCGAGGGTCGCGACTCCGTCGGCGGAACGTGGGACCTGTTCCGATACCCCGGCATCCGTTCCGACTCCGACCTGCACACCTTCGCGTACGAGTTCAAGAACTGGAAGGACGAGAAGGCGATCGCCGACGCTCCGCTGATCCTCGACTACCTCAAGGAGACTGTCGAAGAGTACGGGCTCAGCGACATCGTGCGGTACCGGCACAGGGTCATCTCAGCGGAATGGTCGAGCGATGACGCCGAGTGGCTGCTGACGGTCGAGGTCACCGACGCCGACAGCACCGTCCACAGCGAGGTTATCAAGGCCGGCTGGGTGTTCGGGGCCACCGGCTACTACCGGTACGACGAGGGTTTCACTCCCGAATTCGCCGGCCGCGAAGACTTCGAGGGCGACATCATCCACCCGCAGCACTGGCCGGAGGACTACGACTACTCCGGCAAGAAGGTGGTCGTGATCGGCAGTGGCGCCACCGCCATCACTCTCATCCCGTCGATGCTGATCGGCGACGGCGCGGCGTCGCACGTCACCATGCTGCAGCGGACGCCGACGTACATTCTGACGTTGCCGCGCGTGGACACCGTGGCCCTGAAGCTCACCAAGCTGCTCGGCGAGCGCCGCGGCTACCTCGCGACTCGCTGGAAGAACACCTTGACCGACTGGGGCTTGATGAAGGTGCTCACCACCTTCCCGAAGGCGGGACGCAAGTTCATCCGCTGGGTCAACACGCAGGAGCTGCCCGACGGCTTCGACGTCGACAAGCACTTCAACCCGCCCTACGAGCCGTGGGACCAGCGCCTCTGCCTGGCGCCCGACGGCGACTTCTTCGGCGCCATCCGCGACGGCAACGCCGATGTGGTCACCGATCGCATCCGTCGCTTCACGAAGACCGGCATCGAACTGGAGTCGGGCGAGCACCTGGACGCTGATCTGATCGTCACCGCGACCGGGCTCAACATGCGTCTCTTCGGCGGTGTCGACATCTCGGTCGACGGCCGACCGGTCAACGTCGCCGACTCGGTGGTCTACCGCGGCATGCTGCTGTCCGGCATCCCCAACTGGTTGATGGCGGTCGGCTACACCAAGTCGTCGTGGACGTTGAAGATCGGCCTGCTCGGAAAGAGCCTCATCGAGATTCTGCGCCACATGGACACGCACGGCTACGACACCGCGGTCCCTGTGGCCCCCGAAGGGACCGGCACTCGACCTGTCATCGACCTCGATTCCGGATACATGCTGCGCGCCAAGCACACGTTGCCGCGCCAGGGCGACGAGATGCCGTGGCAGCAGAAGCAGGTGTTCCTCGAAGACCGCCGGATGTACCGGGGACCGACGATCACCGACGCACTGCACTTCTCGTCGCGCCTCGAGCGCGAGTTGGGCGCGAAGCCGGTCGCGGCCGAAGGAACCCAGCGATGA
- a CDS encoding alpha/beta hydrolase produces MTVTAAPPSSSPRSLTGAERVQRAVFTAIGRLPQRLLTRIAPNVVNSDGDVMAPEIAIMLKATESAPDFSDGSVEDARIGMDTDCLVFADDAPTMDVDDLVLPSGIHASLYRPAGRSDGLILFVHGGGFVIGSREEYDSPVRLIADRVGVAVLSVEYRLAPEAPFPGPVDDTVEAWRFAVEHAAEWGVDPRKLVLLGDSAGGNLCAVLANEIAGEDVQPRLQVLMYPVVDSVGDYASRHEFVDSSALSGKQIDWFTGHYLPEGQSPSDPRLSPMFVDDLSGAPATLITVAGFDPLRDEALAYADRLTEAGVSTRVMRESGLVHGYISMTRISSNARAAVDRVSDAIASALA; encoded by the coding sequence ATGACCGTCACCGCCGCCCCGCCGTCCTCGTCGCCGCGCAGCTTGACCGGCGCCGAGCGAGTTCAGCGCGCCGTGTTCACCGCGATCGGTCGACTGCCCCAACGGCTGCTCACGCGAATCGCGCCGAACGTCGTCAACTCCGACGGCGACGTCATGGCGCCAGAGATCGCAATCATGTTGAAGGCAACCGAATCGGCGCCCGATTTCAGCGACGGCTCCGTGGAGGACGCGCGCATCGGAATGGACACGGACTGCCTCGTGTTCGCCGACGATGCGCCGACGATGGACGTCGACGATCTCGTCCTGCCGAGCGGCATCCATGCCAGCCTGTACCGTCCGGCTGGGCGGTCCGACGGTTTGATTCTGTTCGTGCACGGCGGCGGATTTGTCATCGGCAGCCGCGAGGAATACGACTCGCCGGTCCGACTGATCGCCGATCGTGTCGGGGTGGCCGTGTTGTCGGTGGAGTACAGACTCGCCCCGGAGGCTCCGTTCCCCGGTCCGGTCGACGACACCGTCGAGGCCTGGCGGTTCGCCGTCGAGCACGCCGCCGAGTGGGGTGTGGATCCGCGCAAACTGGTTCTGCTCGGCGACAGCGCAGGCGGAAATCTGTGCGCGGTCCTCGCCAACGAGATCGCGGGCGAGGACGTCCAGCCTCGACTGCAGGTGCTGATGTACCCAGTGGTCGACTCGGTCGGCGACTACGCGTCGCGCCACGAGTTCGTCGACAGTTCCGCGCTGTCCGGCAAGCAGATCGACTGGTTCACCGGCCACTACCTGCCCGAGGGACAGTCTCCGAGCGATCCGCGTCTGTCGCCGATGTTTGTCGACGACCTGTCCGGGGCGCCTGCCACGCTGATCACCGTCGCGGGCTTCGACCCGCTCCGCGACGAGGCATTGGCCTACGCCGACCGTCTGACCGAGGCCGGCGTCTCGACTCGGGTGATGCGCGAGAGCGGTCTGGTGCACGGCTACATCTCGATGACGCGGATCAGTTCCAACGCCCGCGCCGCCGTCGACCGCGTCTCCGACGCCATCGCGTCTGCTCTCGCCTGA